From Chryseobacterium sp. H1D6B, a single genomic window includes:
- a CDS encoding YiiX/YebB-like N1pC/P60 family cysteine hydrolase: MKAFKGNTAKYLTAMMGLVLIIAIFSFHKSPSLNNKVKNLGFEKETLYLVQRGTTGKLGNVAKEFNISNKYASHLGIGFIENNTLTIYHVYVDKNPQNTFLYIESIDNFIKPEDLNYLSVWKLKNIAPTKFNAVKNSLIQSEKEKINFDFNFDESDKAYYCSEYIVKELKKNGVEIMTEHKKDLSGMIKQILKKDTLTYFPVDGFENTHKAVKIFEWIK, from the coding sequence ATGAAAGCTTTCAAAGGCAATACAGCTAAATATTTAACTGCTATGATGGGTCTGGTACTCATCATAGCTATTTTCTCCTTTCACAAAAGCCCTTCTTTAAATAATAAAGTTAAAAATTTAGGCTTTGAAAAAGAAACCCTTTATTTAGTACAGAGAGGCACTACCGGAAAACTAGGAAACGTCGCAAAAGAATTCAATATCAGTAATAAATATGCTTCTCATCTCGGAATTGGTTTTATAGAGAATAATACACTCACCATTTATCATGTGTATGTAGATAAAAATCCGCAGAACACCTTTTTATACATTGAAAGCATTGATAATTTCATAAAGCCCGAAGACTTAAATTACCTGTCTGTATGGAAATTGAAGAATATTGCCCCTACCAAGTTCAATGCTGTAAAAAACTCTCTGATCCAGTCTGAAAAAGAAAAGATCAATTTTGATTTTAATTTTGATGAAAGTGATAAAGCCTATTACTGTTCAGAATATATTGTAAAGGAACTGAAAAAAAACGGCGTAGAAATCATGACTGAGCACAAGAAAGATCTTTCAGGAATGATCAAACAGATTCTAAAAAAAGACACGCTTACCTACTTTCCTGTAGACGGCTTTGAAAATACACATAAAGCTGTAAAAATCTTTGAATGGATCAAATAA
- a CDS encoding ferritin: MNTKRLSDTMEKALSDQMNKEIAASHTFLSYGIWADDKGYKGIANFLYRHAQEERNHSIKFMEYVLNRGGKPKVNAIPAPPKDPESLTECFDGVFKHEVDNTTSIYKIVDLSFEEKDWATWNFMQWFVQEQIEEETLAMNLIDDLKIAGGDRATDESLFTLDKTLEKAKDDAPLAQEATGANP, translated from the coding sequence ATGAATACTAAAAGACTTTCCGATACAATGGAAAAAGCATTAAGTGATCAAATGAATAAAGAAATCGCTGCTTCACATACCTTCCTTTCGTATGGGATCTGGGCAGATGATAAAGGATACAAAGGAATTGCTAATTTCCTTTACAGACATGCTCAGGAAGAAAGAAATCATTCTATCAAATTTATGGAATATGTGCTCAACAGAGGTGGGAAACCAAAAGTAAATGCTATTCCTGCGCCTCCAAAAGACCCGGAATCATTAACAGAATGTTTTGACGGTGTATTCAAACATGAAGTAGATAATACAACCTCTATTTATAAAATTGTTGATCTGTCATTTGAAGAAAAAGACTGGGCAACATGGAATTTTATGCAGTGGTTTGTTCAGGAACAGATTGAGGAAGAAACTCTTGCTATGAATTTAATTGACGACCTTAAAATTGCAGGAGGAGACCGTGCTACAGATGAATCTTTGTTTACATTAGACAAAACGCTGGAGAAAGCAAAAGACGATGCACCGTTAGCACAAGAAGCAACAGGAGCGAATCCTTAA
- a CDS encoding methionine aminotransferase, producing MIQLPLSKLSNVGTTIFSQMTQLANENEAINLSQGFPDFMPDEELLNNVDHFIKKGFNQYAPLGGMIGLKEEIARKIENSHQAVYHPDSEITVTAGGTQAIFTAIASFIKKEDEVIIFEPAYDCYEPTVELFGGVVKRFEMKAPDYEIDWNTVKGLVSEKTKMIILNNPNNPSGKILKESDIQELISIVKDTSIRILSDEVYENIVFDGKQHLSICRYPELKERSLLVASFGKLFHVTGWKVGYCAAPKALTDEFRKVHQFNVFCVNTPIQMALAEYMKNDGHYNHLNQFFQEKRDFLRKGLANTSFELLDCEGTYFQALKYNRISDKNDVDFAHELTIQHKVASVPFSAFYKNKLNENVIRLCFAKKQETLERAIENLTKI from the coding sequence ATGATACAACTTCCTCTTTCCAAACTTTCTAATGTAGGAACTACTATTTTCAGCCAGATGACGCAGCTGGCCAATGAAAACGAAGCCATTAATTTATCACAAGGCTTTCCTGATTTCATGCCTGATGAAGAGCTGTTGAATAATGTAGACCATTTCATTAAAAAAGGTTTTAACCAATATGCTCCGCTGGGAGGAATGATCGGTTTAAAAGAGGAAATCGCAAGAAAAATTGAAAACAGCCACCAGGCAGTTTATCATCCAGATTCAGAAATAACAGTAACAGCAGGCGGAACACAGGCCATTTTCACGGCCATAGCTTCTTTCATTAAAAAAGAGGATGAAGTAATCATTTTTGAACCTGCCTATGACTGTTATGAACCTACAGTAGAACTTTTCGGAGGAGTTGTAAAAAGATTTGAAATGAAAGCTCCTGATTACGAAATCGACTGGAATACAGTAAAAGGACTGGTGAGTGAAAAAACAAAGATGATTATCCTCAACAATCCCAATAATCCTTCCGGAAAGATCTTGAAAGAGAGTGATATTCAAGAACTCATCAGCATTGTAAAGGATACTTCCATTCGTATTTTAAGTGATGAAGTCTATGAAAATATTGTTTTTGACGGAAAACAACATTTAAGCATCTGCAGATATCCTGAACTTAAAGAAAGAAGTCTTCTTGTAGCTTCGTTTGGAAAACTTTTCCATGTTACAGGCTGGAAGGTAGGATATTGTGCAGCTCCAAAAGCTCTGACCGATGAATTCCGAAAAGTACACCAATTCAATGTTTTCTGCGTCAACACTCCTATCCAGATGGCTTTAGCGGAATACATGAAAAATGACGGCCACTATAATCATCTTAATCAGTTTTTTCAGGAAAAAAGAGATTTTCTGAGAAAGGGGCTTGCCAATACTTCATTTGAACTGCTCGATTGTGAAGGAACATATTTTCAAGCACTTAAATACAACAGGATTTCCGACAAAAATGACGTTGATTTTGCCCATGAATTAACCATTCAGCATAAGGTAGCAAGCGTTCCCTTTTCTGCTTTTTATAAAAATAAACTGAATGAAAATGTGATCCGTCTGTGTTTCGCGAAAAAACAGGAAACATTAGAAAGAGCCATTGAAAATCTTACAAAAATTTAA
- a CDS encoding AraC family transcriptional regulator, which translates to MEKIAHTSLEDFYREMTAKLGKDLESIFPKGLHKDIGHFNVFDIAQTIENVKRTSEMPYNRRKYYKISLIRGKNRAEYADKIIAVNQNALLFATPKVPYHWVPEDADQSGSFCVFTEDFFIKNKSQNSLEDLPIFQPGAYPVFEIDNELADEIEILFKKIKKEIDSDYIFKYDLIRNYVLELIHYGQKLQPAAKLSTSHDASLRVVSLFIELLERQFPIESYEQRLQLKTAKDYAERLAVHVNYLNKKLKESTGKTTTEFIADRLIQEAKILLRQTKWNISEISYALGFEEIAHFSNFFKKKTTFTPLEFRS; encoded by the coding sequence ATGGAAAAAATAGCTCATACTTCCTTGGAAGACTTTTATAGAGAAATGACCGCTAAACTGGGAAAAGATCTGGAAAGTATTTTTCCCAAAGGGCTGCATAAGGATATAGGCCATTTTAATGTCTTCGATATTGCACAGACGATCGAGAATGTAAAAAGAACTTCCGAAATGCCTTATAATAGAAGAAAATATTATAAAATAAGCCTTATCCGGGGGAAAAACAGAGCTGAATATGCCGATAAAATAATTGCTGTCAATCAAAATGCACTGCTGTTTGCAACACCTAAAGTCCCTTATCACTGGGTTCCCGAAGATGCTGACCAGTCGGGAAGTTTCTGTGTTTTTACTGAAGATTTTTTCATTAAAAATAAATCACAGAATTCTCTTGAAGATCTTCCTATATTTCAGCCCGGTGCCTATCCTGTATTTGAAATTGATAATGAACTCGCAGATGAAATAGAAATTCTTTTTAAGAAAATCAAAAAAGAAATAGATTCGGATTATATCTTTAAATATGATCTCATCAGAAATTATGTGTTGGAACTGATTCATTACGGACAAAAGCTTCAGCCGGCAGCCAAATTATCCACTTCTCACGATGCTTCTTTAAGAGTGGTTTCTTTGTTTATAGAACTGCTGGAAAGACAGTTTCCAATCGAATCTTATGAACAGCGGTTACAGCTGAAAACGGCCAAAGATTATGCTGAAAGATTAGCGGTACACGTTAATTATTTAAATAAAAAATTAAAAGAAAGTACCGGTAAGACAACAACAGAGTTTATTGCAGACCGCCTTATTCAGGAAGCCAAAATACTATTAAGACAGACGAAATGGAATATTTCTGAAATATCTTATGCACTAGGATTTGAGGAGATCGCCCACTTTTCTAATTTCTTCAAAAAGAAAACTACATTTACACCTCTGGAATTCCGTTCCTGA
- a CDS encoding family 10 glycosylhydrolase yields MRMNNLKFIILLGVFASCSSSRTVQNSTKPVRNQNTVKPVKIPKKDSTAASRPILTQPVEEVFKVTLPAVNREFRGAWIASVANINWPSRNNLSVDEQKAEALSMLDMLKENNFNAVIFQVRPSADALYTSPIEPWSYFLTGETGKAPYPNYDPLQFWIEEAHKRGLELHVWLNPYRAHHTNGGSVNSQSMVNKLPDAVVRLKNGMYWFDPANPKTQGHVSNVVKDIVKRYDIDAVHFDDYFYPYAAYNKGADFPDNATWNAYINSGGTLSRADWRRDNVNKFVERIYKEIHAEKSYVRFGISPFGIWKPGYPAGIVGSSQYDELYADAKLWLNKGWVDYFSPQLYWPIDSKGQGFEALLNWWESENTLNRHLWPGLNTVEVKTSDRPSEIKNQIQISRQILKNDAGEIHWSIAGLTKSPAMMNTLKNGPYKEKALIPKSPWIKAQPLQKPTLFIADNGSFAQVSWSTKDIGSVFQWVLFTQYNGVWETEILTLENLTKEIPKYKDGKTLNAVAIKAVDRLGNESDYMARKIK; encoded by the coding sequence ATGAGAATGAATAATTTAAAATTTATAATACTTTTGGGCGTTTTTGCCTCATGCAGCAGTTCCCGTACTGTTCAGAACAGCACAAAACCTGTCCGAAATCAAAATACAGTAAAACCCGTTAAGATCCCTAAAAAAGACTCAACCGCTGCCAGCAGGCCGATTCTGACACAGCCTGTAGAAGAAGTCTTTAAAGTGACGCTTCCGGCCGTTAATAGAGAGTTTCGCGGTGCATGGATAGCGAGTGTTGCGAATATTAACTGGCCTTCAAGAAACAATTTATCAGTTGATGAGCAGAAAGCAGAAGCTCTAAGCATGCTTGATATGCTTAAGGAGAATAATTTCAATGCCGTAATTTTCCAGGTCCGTCCGTCTGCGGATGCTTTATATACGAGCCCGATTGAACCCTGGTCGTATTTCCTGACTGGAGAAACCGGGAAAGCTCCTTATCCTAATTACGATCCGCTGCAGTTTTGGATCGAAGAAGCTCACAAAAGAGGGCTGGAACTTCATGTATGGCTGAATCCTTACAGAGCCCATCATACAAACGGCGGATCTGTAAACAGCCAGTCTATGGTCAATAAGCTGCCCGATGCTGTCGTAAGACTTAAAAACGGAATGTATTGGTTTGATCCTGCCAATCCGAAAACACAAGGACATGTCTCGAATGTAGTCAAAGATATTGTAAAAAGATACGACATCGATGCTGTTCATTTTGATGATTATTTCTATCCATACGCTGCTTATAATAAAGGAGCAGATTTTCCAGACAATGCAACCTGGAATGCCTATATAAACAGCGGAGGAACTTTATCAAGAGCTGACTGGAGAAGAGATAATGTGAATAAATTTGTAGAACGCATTTATAAAGAGATCCACGCAGAAAAAAGTTATGTAAGATTTGGGATCAGCCCCTTTGGTATTTGGAAACCGGGATATCCTGCAGGAATTGTCGGATCTTCTCAATACGACGAATTATATGCTGATGCTAAATTGTGGTTAAATAAAGGATGGGTAGATTATTTCTCCCCGCAGCTGTACTGGCCGATTGATTCTAAAGGACAGGGTTTTGAAGCATTATTAAATTGGTGGGAATCAGAAAATACGCTTAACCGCCACTTATGGCCGGGATTAAATACCGTTGAGGTGAAAACTTCAGACAGACCGTCCGAAATTAAAAATCAGATTCAGATTTCCAGACAGATCTTGAAAAATGACGCGGGAGAAATTCATTGGAGTATTGCGGGGCTCACGAAAAGCCCAGCCATGATGAATACCCTGAAGAATGGTCCTTATAAAGAAAAAGCATTGATCCCGAAAAGTCCATGGATTAAAGCACAGCCGTTACAGAAGCCTACTTTATTCATTGCTGATAATGGAAGTTTTGCACAAGTCAGCTGGAGTACGAAAGACATAGGAAGTGTTTTTCAATGGGTGCTTTTTACCCAGTATAATGGTGTCTGGGAAACAGAAATCTTGACCCTGGAAAATTTAACAAAAGAAATTCCAAAATATAAAGACGGCAAAACGTTAAATGCTGTTGCTATAAAAGCTGTTGACCGGTTAGGAAATGAAAGTGATTATATGGCAAGAAAAATTAAATAA
- the cls gene encoding cardiolipin synthase, whose amino-acid sequence MTKEFLSQYPYILSGIEILYLTGVFFLAVKIIMDTKNTSKTLAYLILIIFLPIIGIIIYFVFGVNYRKNKFYTFKIEQNEEIYSALQKYIKETHFKTLESRKDELENFITTVNFLYHAGHSPLTQENDVEVLINGEEKFKKVFEVIKRARHHIHLEYYIYENDEIGNQLADLLIQKARDGVVIRFLYDDMGSGKIGKKLLNRLRESGVETSPVNKITFKIFANRVNYRDHRKIIIVDGAEVFTGGINVSDKYINPNPKQYWRDIHLYIKGNGAFYFQFLFLSNWTFATEKIPSISQDYFKYENKGSGNKIVQAAASGPDTKPSIMLGTASVILAAKEKVYIVTPYFIPVETVLNAIKQAAISGVDVRLMVPKSGDSVIVNAAAYSYYEELLESSVRIFFYKKGFLHAKTMTADDNFSSVGTANMDVRSQELNFEVNTFVFDKEINQKLQEVFLNDSKDCEEIMLDEWRKRPKYKVFFEHLARLLSPLI is encoded by the coding sequence ATGACCAAAGAATTTTTAAGCCAGTATCCCTATATTTTATCAGGTATTGAGATTTTATACCTTACGGGAGTATTTTTTCTCGCAGTAAAAATCATTATGGATACTAAAAATACGAGTAAGACCCTGGCTTATCTCATATTGATTATTTTTCTTCCCATCATAGGAATCATCATCTATTTTGTTTTTGGGGTCAATTACCGGAAGAATAAATTTTATACTTTTAAAATCGAACAAAATGAAGAGATCTACAGCGCTCTTCAGAAATATATTAAAGAAACCCATTTTAAAACATTAGAAAGCAGAAAAGATGAACTGGAGAATTTCATAACGACGGTCAATTTTCTTTACCATGCCGGGCATTCTCCTTTAACGCAGGAAAATGATGTAGAAGTGCTGATTAATGGAGAAGAAAAATTTAAAAAAGTTTTTGAGGTTATAAAAAGAGCACGGCACCACATTCATCTGGAATATTATATCTACGAGAACGATGAAATTGGTAACCAGCTTGCCGATCTCCTCATACAAAAAGCAAGGGATGGAGTTGTGATACGTTTTCTTTATGATGATATGGGAAGCGGGAAAATAGGAAAGAAGTTGCTCAATAGATTAAGAGAATCAGGAGTAGAAACCTCTCCTGTAAATAAAATCACATTTAAAATTTTCGCGAATAGAGTGAATTACAGAGACCACAGAAAAATTATTATTGTGGACGGAGCAGAAGTATTTACAGGCGGTATCAATGTTTCTGACAAATATATCAATCCTAATCCTAAACAGTACTGGCGGGATATTCACTTGTATATTAAAGGAAATGGAGCTTTTTATTTTCAATTTTTATTTTTGAGCAACTGGACCTTTGCGACGGAAAAGATTCCCAGCATATCACAGGATTATTTTAAATATGAAAATAAAGGTTCTGGAAATAAAATTGTGCAGGCTGCAGCCAGCGGACCGGACACAAAGCCTTCTATTATGCTGGGTACAGCGTCTGTAATTCTTGCTGCCAAAGAAAAAGTATATATTGTAACTCCCTATTTTATCCCTGTAGAAACGGTATTGAATGCCATAAAGCAGGCTGCCATTTCCGGAGTTGATGTCAGGCTTATGGTTCCCAAGTCTGGAGATTCTGTAATCGTAAATGCGGCGGCCTATTCTTACTATGAAGAACTACTGGAAAGCAGTGTCAGGATTTTCTTTTACAAAAAAGGATTTCTCCATGCTAAAACAATGACGGCAGATGACAATTTTTCTTCTGTAGGAACCGCTAATATGGATGTAAGAAGCCAGGAGCTGAATTTTGAAGTGAATACTTTTGTGTTTGATAAAGAGATCAACCAAAAACTTCAGGAAGTATTCCTCAATGACAGTAAAGACTGTGAGGAAATTATGCTTGATGAATGGAGAAAAAGACCAAAATATAAAGTTTTCTTTGAACATCTGGCCAGACTGCTTTCTCCACTCATTTAA
- the ychF gene encoding redox-regulated ATPase YchF → MKCGIVGLPNVGKSTLFNCLSNAKAQSANYPFCTIEPNLGTVSVPDQRLFELEKLVNPERVLPAVVEIVDIAGLVKGASKGEGLGNQFLANIRECEAVIHVLRCFENGNIIHVEGSVDPLRDKEIIDIELQLKDLETVGKAVEKAKKFIKSGKKDDILTYETLHNLEKFIEDGKNAREFPMDDFAKSIIDDVQLLTNKPVLYVCNVDENSIKNGNEWIARIEEMAKNENAEVVVLAAQIEADINELDTFEEREIFLEELGLTEPGVNRLIRKAYDLLKLQTYFTAGVKEVRAWTIGQGWTAPQAAGVIHTDFEKGFIRAEVIKYNDYVSYGSEAKVKEAGKLSVEGKEYIVQDGDIMHFRFNV, encoded by the coding sequence ATGAAATGTGGAATCGTAGGCTTGCCGAATGTAGGTAAATCAACTCTTTTTAACTGTTTAAGCAACGCAAAAGCTCAATCAGCGAACTATCCATTCTGTACTATTGAACCTAATTTAGGAACAGTTTCCGTACCGGATCAAAGATTGTTTGAATTGGAAAAATTAGTAAACCCTGAAAGAGTATTGCCAGCGGTTGTTGAGATCGTAGATATTGCCGGTTTGGTAAAAGGAGCGAGCAAAGGAGAAGGATTAGGAAATCAGTTCTTAGCCAATATCCGCGAGTGTGAAGCGGTAATCCACGTACTAAGATGTTTTGAAAACGGAAATATTATCCACGTTGAAGGTTCTGTAGACCCTTTAAGAGATAAAGAAATTATCGATATTGAACTTCAATTGAAAGACCTTGAAACAGTAGGAAAAGCAGTTGAGAAAGCTAAAAAGTTCATTAAATCAGGAAAAAAAGATGATATTCTGACGTATGAAACCCTTCATAACCTTGAGAAATTTATTGAAGACGGTAAAAATGCAAGAGAGTTTCCTATGGATGATTTTGCAAAGTCAATTATAGATGATGTTCAGCTTTTAACGAACAAGCCTGTACTTTACGTTTGTAATGTAGATGAAAACTCTATCAAAAACGGAAACGAATGGATTGCCAGAATCGAAGAAATGGCTAAAAACGAAAACGCTGAGGTTGTAGTTTTAGCGGCGCAGATTGAAGCTGATATCAATGAATTAGATACATTCGAAGAAAGAGAGATCTTCCTTGAAGAATTAGGATTAACAGAGCCGGGAGTAAACCGTTTGATAAGAAAAGCTTACGACCTTTTAAAACTTCAGACGTACTTCACAGCTGGAGTAAAAGAAGTAAGAGCCTGGACTATCGGACAGGGATGGACGGCGCCTCAGGCAGCAGGAGTGATCCACACAGATTTTGAAAAAGGTTTTATCCGTGCAGAAGTTATTAAATACAATGACTATGTAAGCTACGGTTCTGAAGCTAAAGTAAAAGAAGCTGGAAAACTATCTGTAGAAGGTAAAGAATACATCGTTCAGGACGGTGATATTATGCACTTCAGATTTAATGTTTAA
- a CDS encoding SDR family oxidoreductase, producing MDTKTKIALVTGGSRGIGKNTALKIAQKGLDVIITYKNSKEEADQVVNEITALGRKAAAFQLDTTSVKNFDEFIQNVSKHLQENTGSAHIDYLVNNAGTALYSPFMQTTEEQMDEMFNIHYKGVFFLSQKMLPFMNDGGGIINISSGLARFAIPGSSVYGSMKSGVETLTRYMAKELGARRIKANVVAPGAIETDFGGGRTRDDKEVNSFISNVTALGRAGLPDDIGGVVAFLCTDDAGWINGQRIEVSGGMNL from the coding sequence ATGGACACAAAAACAAAAATCGCTTTAGTAACCGGTGGAAGCCGTGGAATAGGAAAAAACACAGCCCTTAAAATCGCTCAAAAAGGCCTTGATGTAATTATCACTTATAAGAACAGTAAAGAAGAAGCTGATCAGGTAGTCAATGAAATAACTGCACTGGGAAGAAAAGCGGCGGCATTTCAATTAGATACTACCAGTGTAAAGAATTTTGATGAATTTATTCAGAATGTATCGAAGCACTTACAGGAAAATACAGGAAGTGCTCACATCGACTATCTTGTAAATAATGCAGGAACAGCCCTGTATTCTCCGTTTATGCAGACTACGGAAGAACAGATGGATGAAATGTTCAATATCCACTACAAAGGTGTATTTTTCCTCAGCCAGAAGATGCTTCCGTTTATGAATGACGGGGGAGGAATTATCAATATATCTTCAGGACTGGCAAGATTTGCCATACCGGGTTCTTCAGTATACGGTTCAATGAAATCCGGGGTTGAAACACTTACTAGATATATGGCAAAAGAGCTTGGAGCCAGAAGAATCAAAGCTAATGTAGTAGCACCAGGAGCGATAGAAACGGATTTTGGAGGCGGAAGAACAAGAGATGATAAAGAGGTGAACTCTTTTATTTCAAATGTTACCGCGCTGGGAAGAGCAGGACTTCCAGATGACATCGGAGGTGTAGTCGCTTTCCTTTGTACCGATGATGCAGGATGGATAAACGGGCAGAGAATAGAAGTTTCAGGAGGTATGAACTTATAA
- a CDS encoding T9SS type A sorting domain-containing protein: MIRMYFLAIYFLLGCLAFNAQAPCSDFNDPNNPAGTWTPAPYPNGNVAVSAGSPNSLDGSQYLILDDLSGGSWYINSDFKNIGQRFSGQCLYFDYYLEKDGGYGAPIHPTIYIMLGNQYIAFVANVTVTPGSGWVRVRAPIANCTGGTLPSNSDGTWTMPAGMTCADFNNVMNNATGLMISPDLTSSPSERVWYDNICVKSCDGCTADFKLQTSFSTVTNTADANLTIINPVLISTPNNPGSTYTVNWGDGTSSPYIVSTLTHSYTNPGTYTICVTERKEKMVVCTKCFTFCYSKASVPSKDVSSAAVKSPQINMEAVAKNELQAGEQKDISLVPNPAKSYVDVQTTLSKNELVSVRLIDLSGKVVLEKSENLNSGRQSIKLNTERLVQGTYIVEVKSNSKTSTQKLLISK; encoded by the coding sequence ATGATAAGAATGTATTTTTTAGCCATTTACTTCCTTTTAGGATGTCTGGCTTTTAATGCTCAGGCACCATGTTCTGATTTCAATGATCCCAATAATCCAGCGGGAACCTGGACTCCTGCTCCCTATCCAAACGGAAATGTAGCCGTTTCTGCCGGCAGTCCCAATTCACTGGACGGGTCACAATATCTCATACTGGATGACCTATCTGGAGGTTCATGGTATATCAATTCAGATTTCAAAAACATCGGACAAAGATTTTCAGGGCAGTGTCTGTATTTCGATTACTACCTTGAGAAAGACGGCGGATACGGAGCTCCTATCCACCCTACGATTTACATTATGTTAGGAAACCAGTATATAGCATTTGTGGCTAACGTTACTGTAACTCCAGGAAGCGGATGGGTCCGCGTACGGGCCCCAATCGCAAACTGTACCGGCGGTACTCTTCCAAGCAACAGTGACGGAACATGGACAATGCCGGCTGGAATGACGTGTGCAGATTTTAATAATGTCATGAACAATGCTACAGGATTAATGATATCTCCGGATCTTACGTCAAGCCCGAGCGAGCGGGTATGGTATGACAATATCTGTGTAAAATCGTGCGACGGATGTACGGCTGATTTTAAACTGCAGACATCATTCAGTACAGTAACTAATACTGCTGATGCTAATTTAACTATTATAAATCCAGTTCTTATCTCTACTCCAAATAACCCGGGAAGTACTTATACTGTAAACTGGGGCGACGGAACTTCATCTCCATATATTGTATCTACTTTAACACACTCATATACCAATCCGGGAACTTATACGATCTGTGTTACGGAGAGAAAAGAAAAAATGGTGGTATGTACAAAATGTTTTACTTTCTGCTATTCAAAAGCGAGCGTCCCGTCAAAAGATGTCAGCAGTGCAGCAGTAAAGTCTCCTCAAATTAACATGGAAGCAGTTGCAAAAAATGAACTTCAGGCTGGTGAGCAGAAGGATATTTCCCTTGTTCCTAACCCTGCTAAAAGTTATGTAGACGTACAGACTACCCTTTCTAAAAACGAACTTGTATCTGTAAGGCTTATTGATTTATCAGGAAAAGTAGTTCTGGAAAAATCTGAGAACCTGAACAGCGGCCGTCAAAGTATTAAACTAAATACTGAAAGACTTGTACAGGGAACTTATATTGTTGAAGTAAAATCCAACAGCAAAACAAGCACTCAAAAGCTTCTGATCTCAAAATAA
- a CDS encoding bacteriocin yields MKNQILGKGKKLNKKELRTITGGLMMCLDPKTNACRIFSRGCADPQCRPDLP; encoded by the coding sequence ATGAAAAATCAAATCCTGGGAAAAGGAAAAAAGCTGAACAAAAAAGAATTGAGAACCATTACCGGCGGTCTAATGATGTGCCTGGATCCGAAAACAAATGCCTGCAGAATTTTTTCAAGAGGCTGTGCAGATCCTCAATGCCGTCCCGATCTGCCTTAA